In the Setaria italica strain Yugu1 chromosome VI, Setaria_italica_v2.0, whole genome shotgun sequence genome, one interval contains:
- the LOC101762620 gene encoding ABC transporter B family member 1, whose amino-acid sequence MSSSSAAADPDEIRARVVVLGAPHADAADEWARPELEAFHLPSPAAAAFLEAPPQQHPETESAPAPPPAPAPEQSPAPPPPPNAAARASSSGNDDAKKATPPAALRDLFRFADGLDCVLMLVGTLGALVHGCSLPVFLRFFADLVDSFGSHADDPDTMVRLVVKYAFYFLVVGAAIWASSWAEISCWMWTGERQTTRMRIRYLDAALRQDVSFFDTDVRASDVIYAINADAVLVQDAISEKLGNLIHYMATFVAGFVVGFTAAWQLALVTLAVVPLIAVIGGLSAAALSKLSARSQDALSGASAIAEQALAQIRIVQAFVGEDRAMRAYSAALAVAQKIGYRSGVAKGLGLGGTYFTVFCCYGLLLWYGGHLVRAHRTNGGLAIATMFSVMIGGIALGQSAPSMAAFAKARVAAAKIFRIIDHKPGISRDGQVELESVTGRVEMRGVDFAYPTRPDVPILRAFSLTVPAGKTIALVGSSGSGKSTVVSLIERFYDPSAGQILLDGHDLKSLKLRWLRQQMGLVSQEPTLFATSIKENLLLGRESETATQAEMEEAARVANAHSFIIKLPQGYDTQVGDRGLQLSGGQKQRIAIARAMLKNPAILLLDEATSALDSESEKLVQEALDRFMIGRTTLVIAHRLSTIRKADLVAVLQGGAVSEMGTHDELMAKGEQGTYAKLIRMQEQAHEAALVNARRSSARPSSARNSVSSPIMTRNSSYGRSPYSRRLSDFSTADFTLSIAHHHDSSSKQMAFRAGASSFLRLARMNSPEWGYALLGSLGSMVCGSFSAIFAYVLSAVLSVYYAADPRYMERQIAKYCYLLIGMSSAALVFNTVQHVFWDAVGENLTKRVREKMFAAVLRNEMAWFDADENASARVAARLALDAQNVRSAIGDRISVIVQNSALLLVACTAGFVLQWRLALVLLAVFPLVVGATVLQKMFMKGFSGDLEAAHARATQIAGEAVANLRTVAAFNAERKITGLFESNLRGPLRRCVWKGQIAGIGYGVAQFLLYASYALGLWYAAWLVKHGVSDFSRTIRVFMVLMVSANGAAETLTLAPDFVKGGRAMRSLFETIDRKTEVEPDDVDAAPVPDRPRGEVELRHVDFAYPTRPDVQVLRDLSLRARAGKTLALVGPSGCGKSSVLALVLRFYEPSSGRVLLDGKDVRKYNLRALRRVVAVVPQEPFLFAASIHDNIAYGREEGATEAEVVEAAAQANAHKFISALPEGYRTQVGERGVQLSGGQRQRIAIARALLKKAPIMLLDEATSALDAESERCVQEALDRAGAGRTTIVVAHRLATVRGAHSIAVIDDGKVVEQGSHSHLLKHHPDGCYARMLQLQRLTTGAAPGAGPSSSAS is encoded by the exons ATgtccagcagcagcgccgccgccgacccggaCGAGATCAGGGcgcgcgtcgtcgtcctcggcgccCCCCAtgccgacgccgccgacgagTGGGCGCGCCCGGAGCTCGAGGCCTTCCACCTCCcgtcccccgccgcggccgccttccTAGAAGCACCACCGCAACAACACCCGGAGACAGAATCCGCCCCTGCTccacctccagctccagctccagagCAATCCcctgctccacctccacctcccaaTGCCGCCGCCAGGGCGTCCAGCAGTGGCAATGACGACGCAAAGAAGGccaccccgcccgccgccctgcGCGACCTCTTCCGCTTCGCCGACGGCCTCGACTGCGTCCTCATGCTCGTCGGCACCCTCGGCGCCCTCGTCCACGGCTGCTCGCTCCCcgtcttcctccgcttcttcgcCGACCTCGTCGACTCCTTCGGCTCCCACGCCGACGACCCGGACACCATGGTCCGCCTCGTCGTCAAGTACGCATTCTACTTCCTCGTCGTGGGGGCAGCCATCTGGGCATCCTCCTGGGCCGAGATCTCCTGCTGGATGTGGACCGGCGAGCGCCAGACCACCCGGATGCGCATCCGCTACCTCGACGCCGCCCTCCGCCAGGACGTCTCCTTCTTCGACACCGACGTCCGCGCCTCCGACGTCATCTACGCCATCAACGCCGACGCCGTCCTCGTCCAGGACGCCATCAGCGAGAAGCTCGGAAACCTCATCCACTACATGGCCACCTTCGTCGCCGGATTCGTCGTCGGATTCACCGCAGCGTGGCAGCTCGCGCTCGTCAcgctcgccgtcgtcccgcTCATCGCCGTCATCGGGGGCCtcagcgccgccgcgctctccaaGCTCTCCGCAAGGAGCCAGGACGCGCTCTCCGGCGCCAGCGCCATCGCCGAGCAGGCGCTGGCGCAGATACGGATCGTGCAGGCCTTCGTCGGCGAGGACCGCGCCATGCGGGCATACTCGGCGGCGCTGGCCGTCGCGCAGAAGATCGGATACCGGAGCGGCGTCGCCAAGGGGCTCGGCCTCGGAGGCACCTACTTCACCGTCTTCTGCTGCTACGGGCTGCTGCTCTGGTACGGGGGCCACCTGGTGCGCGCCCACCGCACCAACGGAGGGCTCGCCATCGCCACCATGTTCTCCGTCATGATCGGGGGCATCGCCCTGGGGCAGTCGGCGCCCAGCATGGCCGCCTTCGCCAAGGCGCGCGTCGCGGCGGCCAAGATCTTCCGCATCATCGACCACAAGCCGGGGATCTCGCGGGACGGCCAGGTTGAGCTGGAATCCGTCACGGGGCGGGTGGAGATGCGGGGCGTCGACTTCGCGTACCCGACGCGGCCGGACGTGCCCATCCTGCGCGCCTTCTCGCTCACCGTGCCCGCCGGAAAGACCATCGCGCTGGTCGGCAGCTCCGGCTCCGGGAAGAGCACCGTCGTCTCGCTCATCGAGAGGTTCTACGACCCCAGCGCAG GGCAGATCCTGCTCGACGGGCATGATCTCAAGAGCCTGAAGCTCCGGTGGCTCCGCCAGCAGATGGGCCTGGTGAGTCAGGAGCCGACGCTGTTCGCGACGAGCATCAAGGAGAACCTGCTGCTGGGGCGGGAGAGCGAGACCGCCACGCAGGCAGAGATGGAGGAGGCCGCCAGGGTGGCCAACGCCCACTCCTTCATCATCAAGCTCCCACAAGGCTACGACACGCAG GTCGGCGATCGCGGTCTCCAGCTCTCCGGCGGCCAGAAGCAGCGCATCGCCATCGCCCGCGCCATGCTCAAGAACCCGGCGATCCTTCTGCTGGACGAGGCGACGAGCGCGCTGGACTCGGAGTCGGAGAAGCTGGTGCAGGAGGCACTGGACCGGTTCATGATCGGGCGCACCACCCTGGTGATCGCCCACCGCCTCTCCACCATCCGTAAGGCCGACCTGGTGGCGGTGCTGCAGGGCGGCGCCGTGTCGGAGATGGGCACGCACGACGAGCTCATGGCCAAGGGGGAGCAAGGCACCTACGCCAAGCTGATCCGCATGCAGGAGCAGGCGCACGAGGCGGCGCTGGTGAACGCCCGCCGGAGCAGCGCCAGGCCGTCGAGCGCCCGCAACTCGGTGAGCTCCCCGATCATGACGCGCAACTCCTCCTACGGCCGCTCCCCCTACTCGCGCCGCCTCTCCGACTTCTCCACCGCCGACTTCACCCTCTCCATCGCCCACCACCACGACTCGTCGTCCAAGCAGATGGCCTTCCGCGCCGGGGCCAGCTCCTTCCTCCGGCTGGCCAGGATGAACTCGCCCGAGTGGGGCTACGCGCTCCTGGGATCCCTGGGCTCCATGGTGTGCGGCTCCTTCAGCGCCATCTTCGCCTACGTGCTCAGCGCCGTGCTCAGCGTGTACTACGCCGCCGACCCGCGCTACATGGAGCGCCAGATCGCCAAGTACTGCTACCTGCTCATCGGCATGTCGTCGGCGGCGCTGGTGTTCAACACGGTGCAGCACGTGTTCTGGGACGCCGTCGGCGAGAACCTGACAAAGCGCGTGCGCGAGAAGATGTTCGCCGCCGTGCTCCGCAACGAGATGGCCTGGTTCGACGCCGACGAGAACGCGAGCGCGCGCGTCGCCGCCCGGCTGGCGCTGGACGCCCAGAACGTGCGGTCCGCCATCGGGGACCGCATCTCGGTAATCGTGCAGAActcggcgctgctgctggtggcgtGCACGGCGGGGTTCGTCCTGCAGTGGCGCCTCGCGCTGGTGCTCCTCGCCGTGTTCCCGCTCGTGGTGGGCGCCACCGTGCTGCAGAAGATGTTCATGAAGGGCTTCTCGGGGGACCTGGAGGCGGCGCACGCCCGGGCCACGCAGATCGCCGGCGAAGCCGTGGCGAACCTGCGCACGGTGGCGGCCTTCAACGCGGAGCGCAAGATCACGGGGCTCTTCGAGTCCAACCTGCGGGGCCCGCTGCGGCGGTGCGTGTGGAAGGGGCAGATCGCCGGCATCGGCTACGGCGTGGCGCAGTTCCTGCTCTACGCGTCGTACGCGCTGGGGCTGTGGTACGCGGCGTGGCTGGTTAAGCACGGCGTGTCCGACTTCTCGCGCACCATCCGCGTGTTCATGGTGCTCATGGTCTCCGCCAACGGCGCCGCCGAGACACTGACGCTGGCGCCGGACTTCGTCAAGGGCGGGCGCGCCATGCGCTCCTTGTTCGAGACCATCGACCGCAAGACGGAGGTGGAGCCCGACGACGTGGACGCGGCGCCCGTGCCCGACCGGCCccgcggcgaggtggagctcaGGCACGTGGACTTCGCGTACCCGACGCGGCCGGACGTGCAGGTGCTCCGGGACCTCAGCCTCCGGGCGCGCGCGGGGAAGACGCTGGCGCTGGTGGGGCCGAGCGGGTGCGGCAAGAGCTCCGTGCTGGCGCTGGTGCTGCGCTTCTACGAGCCGAGCTCCGGGAGGGTGCTCCTGGACGGCAAGGACGTGCGCAAGTACAACCTACGGGCGCTGCggcgggtggtggcggtggtgccgcAGGAGCCCTTCCTGTTCGCGGCGAGCATCCACGACAACATCGCGTACGGGCGCGAGGAGGGCGcgacggaggcggaggtggtggaggcggcggcccaGGCGAACGCGCACAAGTTCATCTCGGCGCTGCCGGAGGGGTACCGGACGCAGGTGGGGGAGCGCGGGGTGCAGCTCTCCggcgggcagcggcagcggaTCGCCATCGCGCGCGCGCTCCTGAAGAAGGCGCCCATCATGCTGCTGGACGAGGCCACCAGCGCGCTCGACGCCGAGTCCGAGCGGTGCGTGCAGGAGGCGCTCGACCGCGCCGGGGCGGGGCGCACCACCATCGTCGTCGCGCACCGGCTGGCCACCGTGCGCGGCGCACACAGCATCGCCGTCATCGACGACGGCAAGGTGGTGGAGCAGGGATCGCACTCCCACCTGCTCAAGCACCACCCCGACGGATGCTACGCGCGCATGCTGCAGCTGCAGAGGCTCACGACCGGTGCTGCACCTGGAGCTGGACCCTCCTCGTCGGCTTCCTAg
- the LOC101763030 gene encoding zinc finger protein 593 homolog — MGGKCPHRKVKKRRLSHKTARRGKFLLKADDAVYEELVKLADHGKDAEAKELPVDEDLPGMGQFYCLHCDRYFASESVKDEHYRSKRHKKRVKVMSGPAPHTQLDADLAAGMGMPDNGLKLMSM, encoded by the exons ATGGGAGGCAAGTGCCCGCACCGCAAGGTCAAGAAGCGCCGCCTCTCGCACAAGACGGCTCGCCGTGGCAAGTTCCTCCTCAAGGCCGACGATGCCGTCTACGAGGAGCTCGTCAAGCTGGCCGACCACGGGAAGGACGCCGAAGCCAAGGAGCTCCCCGTCGACGAAGACCTCCCCGGCATGGGACAGTTCTACTGCCTCCACTGCGA CCGTTACTTTGCAAGCGAGAGCGTGAAGGATGAGCACTACCGCTCAAAGCGCCACAAGAAAAG GGTGAAGGTAATGTCTGGGCCGGCCCCACACACGCAACTTGACGCGGACCTTGCTGCTGGAATGGGAATGCCTGACAATGGCCTGAAGCTCATGTCCATGTGA
- the LOC101763437 gene encoding uncharacterized protein LOC101763437 has protein sequence MKNSASPAVDWGDDSAGEMDSEDTAAAASMGMVGIASMMEVDADDRHPPSAAPSLPIDADFFNAFPDDFDDQDLD, from the coding sequence ATGaagaactccgcctcgcccgcggtGGACTGGGGGGACGACTCCGCGGGGGAGATGGACTCCGAGGACACCGCTGCCGCAGCCTCCATGGGCATGGTCGGCATCGCCAGCATGATGGAGGTCGACGCCGACGACCGCCACCCCCCGTCTGCCGCACCATCACTCCCCATCGACGCCGACTTCTTCAACGCCTTCCCGGACGACTTCGACGACCAAGACCTCGACTGA
- the LOC101764113 gene encoding putative kinase-like protein TMKL1, giving the protein MLHLPCLLLLLCLPLSSASSDAELLLTKVKPALQGKGNSNPPNAQLATWNASTPLCLWRGLRWSTPDARSLRCDTPAARANLSLAADPALLLLSVRLPAAALAGTLPPELGAFSALDSLYLAANHLSGPVPLDLGNAPALSVLDLSDNRLSGALPTSLWNLCDRATDLRLHGNALTGAVPAPAGPSTTCDRLRVLDLGDNRFSGGFPSFLTAFRGLQRLDLGGNRLQGPVPDALADMPLLRALNLSYNNFSGQLPPAFSRFAAEPSSFSFLGNDPSLCGPPMRQCVSSSGLSSRGVAGMVIGIMAAAVVLASVSIGWAQGRWTRRDSTQGQQEEEEDGEGRLVVFEGGDHLTLEEVLNATGQVVDKTTYCTVYKAKLGTSGGSIELRLLREGCCKDAASCAPVVRRIGRARHHNLVPLRAFYQGRRGEKLLVYDHFPRARTLHDLLHGGGAGAGEALAWARRHKIALGAARALAYLHAGQGEAHGNVRSSNVVVDDLFVARLAEHALDRLLVPAAAEAVLAAAKADGYKAPELQSMRRCSARTDVYAFGILLLELLMGRKPSATSDLPSAVKVAVLEEAALEEVLDAELLKGPAEEGLVKALKLAMGCCAPVPAARPTMAEVVRQLEETRPRSMQTRSAMYSPTESRSDAGTPTTA; this is encoded by the coding sequence ATGCTGCATCTTCCGTGCCTCCTCCTCTTGCTGTGCTTGCCGCtgtcctccgcctcctccgacgccgagctcctcctcaccaaGGTCAAGCCCGCGCTGCAGGGGAAGGGCAACAGCAACCCCCCCAACGCCCAGCTCGCCACCTGGaacgcctccaccccgctctgCCTCTGGCGCGGCCTCCGCTGGTCCACCCCCGACGCCCGGTCGCTCCGCTGCGACACCCCAGCGGCGCGCGCCAacctctccctcgccgccgaccccgccctcctcctcctctccgtacgcctccccgccgccgcgctcgccggcaccctcccgccggagctcggcgCCTTCTCCGCGCTCGACTCCCTCTACCTCGCCGCCAACCACCTCTCGGGCCCCGTCCCGCTCGACCTCGGCAACGCGCCCGCGCTCTCCGTTCTCGACCTCTCCGACAACCGCCTCTCCGGCGCCCTCCCCACCTCCCTATGGAACCTCTGCGACCGCGCCACCGACCTCCGCCTCCACGGCAACGCGCTCACGGGGGCCgtccccgcgcccgccggccccagCACCACCTGCGACCGCCTCCGCGTCCTTGACCTCGGCGACAACCGCTTCTCCGGTGGCTTCCCCTCCTTCCTCACCGCATTCCGAGGCCTCCAGCGCCTCGACCTCGGCGGCAACCGCCTCCAGGGCCCCGTCCCGGACGCCCTTGCCGACATGCCGCTCCTGAGGGCGCTCAACCTCTCCTACAACAACTTCTCCGGCCAGCTGCCCCCGGCCTTCTCCCGCTTCGCCGCGGAaccatcttccttctccttcctggGCAACGACCCTTCGCTGTGCGGCCCGCCGATGCGCCAGTGCGTCTCCTCCTCGGGCCTCAGCTCCCGCGGCGTCGCCGGGATGGTCATCGGCatcatggccgccgccgtcgtcctcgcctcGGTCTCCATCGGCTGGGCCCAGGGGAGGTGGACGCGGCGCGACAGCACCCAAggccagcaggaggaggaggaggacggggagggCCGCCTGGTGGTCTTCGAGGGCGGCGACCACCTCACCCTGGAGGAGGTGCTCAACGCCACGGGCCAGGTCGTGGACAAGACCACCTACTGCACCGTCTACAAGGCCAAGCTCGgcaccagcggcggcagcaTCGAGCTGCGCCTCCTGCGGGAGGGCTGCTGCAAGGACGCCGCCTCCTGCGCGCCCGTCGTGCGCCGCAtcggccgcgcgcgccaccaCAACCTCGTGCCGCTCAGGGCCTTCTACCAGGGGAGGCGCGGCGAGAAGCTGCTGGTCTACGACCACTTCCCGCGCGCCCGGACGCTGCACGACCTcctgcacggcggcggcgccggcgccggcgaggcgctgGCGTGGGCGCGGCGGCACAAGATAGCGTtaggcgcggcgcgcgcgctggcgTACCTGCACGCCGGGCAGGGCGAGGCGCACGGTAACGTGCGGTCGTCCAACGTGGTGGTGGACGACCTGTTCGTGGCGCGGCTGGCGGAGCACGCGCTGGACCGCCTtctggtgccggcggcggcggaggcggtgctgGCGGCGGCCAAGGCGGACGGCTACAAGGCGCCGGAGCTGCAGTCCATGAGGCGGTGCAGCGCGCGCACGGACGTGTACGCCTTCGGGAtactgctgctggagctgctcaTGGGGCGGAAGCCGTCGGCGACCTCGGACCTGCCGTCGGCGGTGAAGGTGGCCgtgctggaggaggcggcgctggaggaggtGCTGGACGCGGAGCTGCTCAAGGGCCCCGCGGAGGAGGGGCTGGTGAAGGCGCTGAAGCTGGCCATGGGGTGCTgcgcgccggtgccggcggcgaggccgaccATGGCGGAGGTGGTGCGGCAGCTGGAGGAGACCCGGCCCAGGAGCATGCAGACGCGGTCGGCGATGTACAGCCCGACGGAGAGCAGGAGCGACGCCGGCACGCCGACTACCGCCTAA